A single window of Deltaproteobacteria bacterium DNA harbors:
- a CDS encoding nitrate reductase cytochrome c-type subunit produces the protein MRHAKLLHVLFVVGLSVAIGCATTNPTNRPAPTPATLAAAAAAPAAAPAVKEVSAIGPGLVTGKPGMNRYVTAEPGDSKLLPRGFPTAPPPIPHAIDLTGITRRSNECVDCHDGGDGPKLSASHLSTGKKKALAASRYYCLQCHVPQTTEEPAASWPGR, from the coding sequence ATGCGACACGCGAAGCTGCTTCACGTCCTCTTCGTCGTGGGCCTGAGCGTGGCAATCGGCTGCGCCACGACCAACCCGACGAATCGCCCCGCGCCGACCCCCGCGACGCTCGCTGCAGCCGCAGCCGCTCCCGCCGCCGCTCCCGCCGTGAAGGAGGTCTCGGCGATCGGCCCCGGGCTCGTGACCGGCAAGCCGGGCATGAACCGCTACGTGACCGCCGAGCCGGGGGACAGCAAGCTCCTGCCGCGCGGCTTCCCGACGGCGCCGCCGCCCATCCCGCACGCCATCGATCTCACGGGGATCACGCGCCGCTCGAACGAGTGCGTGGACTGCCACGACGGCGGGGACGGGCCGAAGCTCTCGGCCTCGCACCTGTCGACCGGCAAGAAGAAGGCGCTCGCCGCCTCCCGCTACTACTGCCTGCAATGCCACGTGCCGCAGACCACGGAGGAGCCCGCGGCGAGCTGGCCCGGGCGCTAG
- a CDS encoding CxxxxCH/CxxCH domain-containing protein has protein sequence MKMVTGAAIHGSRPSSSGRSRGLLALLGCVALAACGEARAPSPGRTLLAVTYQGHVRALLEKRCVRCHGPRDKQGGYDLSSYAGLLGPGSDGVRNALAGEASSLLLTKLDRAKDRAHFGYLAPEPTELREGETLETRQKADLELLRRWVVELRLAYFDVSVHPPGWLYPGDRNSPEFHGGALRRSGWKLALCTGCHGQELRGGSSGGSCLTCHKRGVEACTTCHGDASRGAGLLAAAPPGDLSWNLDPKLAGVGAHQAHLTPSERFAGAQCADCHVVPEKVSSAGHLDGDLRAEVVFSGLARRRGAEPVYRPLDRACAGSYCHGDTLKDPTAQPVAFFWTSTTPPACNACHGMPGQGIGNAECQLCHAQSVAACTPGEAGCLTTGRRPSDGELVGVRFHRPSLHVDGKAPIGRADATGSCDGCHGTGPFGAPGPDLRGHTEPSAPGVGLHAIHLKGSATAGPLGCVDCHQVPQTVTAVGHIDPDLRAEVTFGEKARGPAGSRERRGPPTYDAKALLCSNVWCHAVDGAQVKEWSWTAPTALACNACHGQPPTRTSKGLPHPVAQDCKGCHVSAFSPDGQLDPAKHPNGRVDL, from the coding sequence GTGAAGATGGTCACCGGGGCCGCGATCCATGGGAGCAGACCTTCGTCGAGCGGGCGGAGCCGCGGGCTCCTGGCGCTCCTCGGCTGCGTCGCGCTCGCTGCCTGCGGTGAGGCGCGCGCGCCCTCGCCGGGCCGGACGCTGCTCGCGGTGACCTACCAGGGCCACGTGCGCGCGCTCCTCGAGAAGCGGTGCGTGCGGTGCCACGGCCCGAGAGACAAGCAGGGCGGCTACGACCTGTCGAGCTACGCGGGCCTGCTCGGGCCGGGGAGCGACGGGGTGCGCAACGCCCTCGCCGGCGAGGCCTCGAGTCTGCTGCTCACCAAGCTCGACCGGGCCAAGGACCGGGCGCACTTCGGCTACCTCGCCCCCGAGCCGACGGAGCTCCGGGAGGGTGAGACGCTCGAGACGCGCCAGAAGGCCGACCTCGAGCTCCTACGGCGCTGGGTGGTGGAGCTGCGGCTGGCCTACTTCGACGTGTCCGTGCACCCGCCGGGCTGGCTCTACCCGGGGGATCGCAACAGCCCCGAGTTCCACGGCGGCGCGCTCCGGCGGAGCGGCTGGAAGCTCGCGCTCTGCACCGGCTGCCACGGCCAGGAGCTGCGCGGGGGCTCGTCGGGCGGCTCCTGTCTCACCTGCCACAAGAGGGGCGTGGAGGCCTGCACGACCTGCCACGGGGACGCCTCCCGCGGCGCGGGCCTCCTGGCGGCGGCGCCGCCGGGCGATCTGTCGTGGAACCTGGACCCCAAGCTGGCCGGGGTCGGCGCGCACCAGGCGCACCTCACCCCCTCGGAGCGCTTCGCCGGCGCGCAGTGTGCGGACTGCCACGTCGTGCCGGAGAAGGTCTCCTCGGCGGGACACCTCGACGGAGATCTGCGCGCGGAGGTGGTCTTCTCGGGGCTCGCCCGGCGGCGCGGCGCGGAGCCCGTCTACCGGCCGCTCGATCGGGCCTGCGCCGGCAGCTACTGCCACGGCGACACGCTGAAGGACCCCACGGCGCAACCGGTGGCCTTCTTCTGGACCAGCACCACGCCTCCGGCCTGCAACGCCTGCCACGGGATGCCGGGGCAGGGGATCGGCAACGCCGAGTGCCAGCTCTGTCACGCGCAGAGCGTGGCCGCGTGCACGCCGGGCGAGGCGGGCTGCCTCACCACCGGTCGCCGGCCGAGCGACGGCGAGCTGGTCGGGGTTCGCTTTCACCGCCCGAGCCTGCACGTGGACGGCAAGGCGCCCATCGGCAGGGCGGACGCGACGGGCAGCTGCGACGGCTGCCACGGGACCGGTCCCTTCGGCGCTCCGGGCCCCGACCTGCGTGGCCACACCGAGCCGAGCGCGCCCGGGGTGGGGCTCCACGCGATCCATCTGAAAGGGAGCGCGACCGCCGGTCCCCTCGGCTGCGTCGATTGCCACCAGGTGCCGCAGACCGTCACCGCCGTGGGGCACATCGATCCGGATCTGCGCGCCGAGGTGACCTTCGGCGAGAAGGCGCGCGGACCGGCCGGTAGCCGCGAGCGACGCGGCCCGCCGACCTACGACGCGAAGGCCCTGCTCTGCAGCAACGTCTGGTGTCACGCCGTAGACGGCGCGCAGGTGAAGGAGTGGAGCTGGACCGCGCCGACGGCACTCGCGTGCAACGCCTGCCACGGCCAGCCCCCGACGCGCACCAGCAAAGGGCTGCCGCATCCCGTGGCCCAGGACTGCAAGGGCTGCCACGTCTCGGCCTTTTCGCCCGACGGCCAGCTCGACCCGGCCAAGCACCCGAACGGGAGGGTGGACCTATGA
- the nrfD gene encoding polysulfide reductase NrfD encodes MIVLYPYITGLVAGAFIVSSLYHVFGREALQPVARFSLAAAFVFLLFAPLPLLIHLGRPERAFSIMITPNFSSAMAGFGFIYTSYLILVVLEIWFVMRSDFIQRAKGAGLGALIARTILLFNLHEDDATRRADHKIAKVLAGIGIPMACLLHGYVGFLFGSIKANPWWSTPLMMVIFLFSAIVSGISVLIFHYFVVSWVNRWKVDSDCVRLMSKYLWGFMIVAVSLELLELMSAAYQQTHEWEVIHTLVSKHLFVSYVILQFLVFSLIPFFLLAFNSLARSTDRVSNAISWTAATMLLCQVLLMRWNVVIGGQIMSKSFRGFTSYFPGLWEKEGLVTAIVVFTLPFVLLYLFHRLVPLFPDAKKRSAA; translated from the coding sequence ATGATCGTGCTCTACCCCTACATCACGGGGCTCGTGGCGGGCGCCTTCATCGTCTCGTCGCTCTACCACGTCTTCGGGCGCGAGGCGCTCCAGCCCGTGGCGCGCTTCTCACTGGCCGCGGCCTTCGTCTTTCTGCTCTTCGCTCCGCTGCCGCTGCTGATCCACCTCGGACGGCCGGAGCGGGCCTTCAGCATCATGATCACGCCCAACTTCTCGTCGGCGATGGCGGGCTTCGGCTTCATCTACACGAGCTACCTCATCCTCGTGGTGCTCGAGATCTGGTTCGTGATGCGCTCGGACTTCATCCAGCGGGCCAAAGGTGCCGGGCTGGGCGCGCTGATCGCCCGCACGATCCTGCTCTTCAACCTGCACGAGGACGACGCCACGCGCCGCGCCGACCACAAGATCGCCAAGGTGCTGGCCGGCATCGGTATCCCCATGGCGTGCCTGCTGCACGGTTACGTGGGCTTCCTCTTCGGCTCGATCAAGGCCAACCCCTGGTGGTCCACGCCGCTCATGATGGTGATCTTCCTCTTCTCGGCCATCGTCTCCGGCATCTCGGTGCTCATCTTCCATTACTTCGTGGTGAGCTGGGTCAACCGCTGGAAGGTGGACTCGGACTGCGTCCGTCTGATGAGCAAGTACCTCTGGGGCTTCATGATCGTCGCGGTGTCGCTCGAGCTCCTCGAGCTGATGTCCGCCGCCTACCAGCAAACGCACGAGTGGGAGGTGATCCACACGCTCGTCAGCAAGCACCTCTTCGTCTCGTACGTCATCCTGCAGTTCCTCGTCTTCTCGCTCATCCCGTTCTTCCTGCTGGCCTTCAACTCGCTCGCCCGGTCGACCGACCGCGTCTCGAACGCGATCAGCTGGACGGCGGCCACGATGCTCCTCTGCCAGGTGCTCTTGATGCGGTGGAACGTGGTCATCGGCGGCCAGATCATGTCCAAGTCGTTCCGTGGCTTCACGAGCTACTTCCCCGGCCTCTGGGAGAAGGAGGGTCTCGTGACGGCCATCGTGGTCTTCACGCTCCCCTTCGTGCTGCTCTACCTGTTCCACCGGCTGGTCCCGCTCTTCCCCGATGCAAAGAAACGCTCAGCGGCGTGA
- a CDS encoding PAS domain S-box protein, with protein sequence MSGGSSSDDRQDSDHRPELRIRERALALLERDPRVAAPTDLRELDELVAEIQVHQVELGLQNEELRAAQRLTEELRARYYDLFERAPVGYVLMDGRGEISEANRAAATLLGLSGRTGSGRRLGFYVAHADRARFNRFLQDAIASDAPQRCEVTLQPEDLPQVRVLLDGVREPGPEVALARCRVALIDVSARAAAEEALRVSEERFRLSFDRALIGKALAAPDGRLTQVNAALCQLFGTEPVELEAQRLAELAHPDLRAVCRAWLESLVAGEQAPSHQELRFLRRDGQVLWVDTCIAVERDPEGRPRHLIADFVDLTENRRLRASLADPDHLATLGLLAAGVAHEINNPLSYVLYNLESAVAELPRLAAEAPEELLERLEQASEGAGRVRKIARSLSAFARVEKRELSAVEVRAPLEAAVDMASAELKCRAHLVRELGEVPRVLASEGKLAQVFLNLLVNSAQAIPEGDAERNEIRVRTWQEGAEVCVGGPGHRAGALRRGAGAPLQALLQHEAAGARHGPRPRHVAQHRAGPRRAHRRAERFRGRSGLRRPAPRRDGGGRARARGARGGEARRGEAGRGEARGSRAEGRQGAHADRGRRAPGPQRAPTDPGAPS encoded by the coding sequence ATGAGCGGGGGATCCTCGAGCGACGACCGGCAGGACAGCGACCACCGCCCGGAGCTGCGCATTCGGGAGCGGGCCCTCGCCCTCCTGGAGCGAGACCCCCGGGTCGCCGCGCCCACCGACCTTCGCGAGCTCGACGAGCTGGTGGCGGAGATCCAGGTGCACCAGGTGGAGCTCGGCCTGCAAAACGAGGAGCTCCGGGCCGCACAACGTCTGACGGAGGAGCTGCGCGCCAGGTACTACGACCTCTTCGAGCGCGCTCCCGTCGGGTACGTCCTCATGGACGGGCGCGGCGAGATCAGCGAGGCCAACCGCGCCGCCGCCACGCTGCTCGGGCTCTCCGGAAGGACCGGATCGGGGAGGCGCCTGGGCTTCTACGTCGCGCACGCCGACCGGGCCCGCTTCAACCGCTTCCTCCAGGACGCGATCGCGAGCGACGCACCGCAGCGGTGCGAGGTCACCCTTCAGCCGGAGGACCTCCCCCAGGTGCGGGTGCTACTCGACGGCGTCCGGGAGCCCGGGCCGGAGGTCGCCCTCGCGCGCTGCCGCGTGGCGCTGATCGACGTCTCCGCCCGCGCCGCGGCGGAGGAGGCGCTGCGGGTCAGCGAAGAGCGGTTCCGCCTCTCCTTCGACCGGGCCCTCATCGGCAAGGCCCTGGCGGCGCCCGACGGCCGGCTCACGCAGGTCAACGCCGCCCTCTGCCAGCTCTTCGGCACCGAGCCCGTTGAGCTCGAGGCGCAGCGTCTCGCAGAGCTCGCTCACCCCGACCTGCGGGCGGTGTGCCGCGCATGGCTAGAGAGCCTGGTGGCCGGCGAGCAGGCCCCGTCACATCAGGAGCTGCGCTTCCTGCGCCGAGACGGACAGGTGCTCTGGGTCGATACGTGCATCGCGGTCGAGAGGGATCCGGAAGGGCGGCCGCGCCACCTCATCGCCGACTTCGTGGACCTCACGGAGAACCGCCGGCTGCGGGCGAGCCTCGCCGACCCCGACCACCTCGCCACCCTCGGGCTCCTCGCGGCCGGCGTGGCGCACGAGATCAACAATCCGCTCTCCTACGTGCTCTACAACCTCGAATCGGCCGTGGCCGAGCTGCCGCGCCTGGCCGCCGAGGCTCCGGAGGAGCTGCTCGAGCGCCTCGAGCAGGCATCGGAAGGAGCGGGCCGCGTGCGCAAGATCGCGCGGAGCCTGAGCGCCTTCGCCCGCGTCGAGAAGCGCGAGCTGTCCGCCGTGGAGGTGCGCGCGCCGCTCGAGGCGGCCGTCGACATGGCCTCGGCCGAGCTCAAGTGTCGCGCGCACCTCGTGCGGGAGCTCGGCGAGGTGCCGCGCGTCCTCGCCTCCGAGGGGAAGCTGGCCCAGGTCTTCCTCAACCTGCTGGTCAACTCCGCGCAGGCCATCCCGGAGGGAGACGCGGAGCGCAACGAGATCCGCGTGCGCACCTGGCAGGAGGGCGCGGAGGTCTGCGTGGGAGGTCCGGGACACCGGGCAGGGGCTCTCCGACGCGGCGCTGGAGCACCTCTTCAGGCCCTTCTTCAGCACGAAGCCGCAGGGGCAAGGCACGGGCCTCGGCCTCGCCATGTCGCGCAGCATCGTGCAGGCCCTCGGCGGGCGCATAGAAGGGCGGAACGTTTCCGGGGGAGGAGCGGCCTTCGTCGTCCGGCTCCCCGTCGCGACGGCGGAGGTCGCGCTCGCGCCCGTGGCGCCCGTGGCGGCGAAGCCCGTCGCGGCGAGGCCGGTCGCGGCGAAGCCCGCGGCTCCCGCGCCGAGGGCCGGCAAGGCGCGCATGCTGATCGTGGACGACGAGCCCCTGGTCCGCAGCGTGCTCCGACGGATCCTGGAGCCCCATCATGA
- a CDS encoding radical SAM protein — protein sequence MPSDPHAVGSHDRPIASFDLTGACTQQCRHCYFSALSPSQINRRLARRKFLSRLRRLIARHGTHTALWAGGEPMLRLGLLRAVLPLFARNAISTSGMHPIPTDLGAGLLVSLDGLSSEHDLLRGSGAFGNVRRHLAALSSQRYTISTTLTLPTLCSIELLPRLIEATRAQGALVGFYVGRASSPFAIPADLRSRAVDRLHAVSERYAGAILNSELGLELLRPSHAKELSAHCLYRRTAVAFDPLLEQRLPCVFGSQANCGACGSPLVAEQRAKELGSVASERVVNALFEAG from the coding sequence ATGCCTTCCGACCCGCACGCCGTCGGCTCCCACGACCGTCCCATCGCGAGCTTCGATCTCACGGGCGCGTGCACGCAGCAATGCCGTCACTGCTACTTCTCCGCGCTGAGTCCTTCTCAGATAAACAGGCGCCTCGCGCGGCGGAAGTTCCTCTCGCGGCTCCGGCGACTCATCGCACGCCACGGGACGCATACGGCGCTCTGGGCCGGCGGGGAGCCGATGCTCCGCCTCGGTCTCTTGCGGGCGGTGCTGCCGCTCTTCGCACGCAACGCGATCTCCACCTCCGGCATGCACCCCATTCCCACCGACCTGGGCGCCGGCCTGCTCGTCTCGCTCGACGGTCTCTCGTCGGAGCACGACCTCCTGCGCGGCAGCGGGGCCTTCGGGAACGTGCGGCGCCACCTCGCCGCGCTGTCGTCGCAGCGCTACACGATCTCCACCACCCTCACGCTCCCTACGCTCTGCTCGATCGAGCTGCTCCCCCGGCTCATCGAGGCCACGCGCGCGCAAGGGGCGCTCGTCGGCTTCTACGTCGGGCGCGCCTCGAGTCCGTTCGCCATCCCCGCCGACCTGCGCAGCCGCGCCGTCGATCGCCTTCACGCCGTCTCCGAACGCTACGCCGGGGCCATTCTCAACAGCGAGCTCGGCCTCGAGCTCCTGCGACCGAGCCACGCCAAGGAGCTCTCGGCCCACTGCCTCTACCGCCGGACGGCGGTGGCCTTCGATCCGCTGCTCGAGCAGCGGCTTCCCTGCGTCTTCGGGAGCCAGGCCAACTGCGGCGCCTGCGGCTCGCCTCTCGTCGCGGAGCAGCGGGCGAAGGAGCTCGGCAGCGTCGCGAGCGAGCGCGTGGTGAACGCGCTGTTTGAGGCGGGGTAG
- a CDS encoding response regulator, whose translation MLIVDDEPLVRSVLRRILEPHHEVVELGSGADAQRLLVNDRAFDLIWCDVTMPNVTGQELYEWLAARDPQAAERVVFVTGGTFTSRAHAFLAQVANPKLEKPFDVHTVRELVDTLLADRPPRS comes from the coding sequence ATGCTGATCGTGGACGACGAGCCCCTGGTCCGCAGCGTGCTCCGACGGATCCTGGAGCCCCATCATGAGGTCGTCGAGCTCGGTTCGGGCGCGGACGCGCAGCGTCTCCTCGTGAACGACCGCGCCTTCGACCTCATCTGGTGCGACGTGACGATGCCCAACGTCACGGGGCAGGAGCTCTACGAGTGGCTCGCCGCACGCGACCCGCAGGCGGCGGAGCGCGTGGTGTTCGTCACGGGCGGCACCTTCACCTCGCGGGCCCACGCCTTCCTGGCGCAGGTGGCGAACCCCAAGCTCGAGAAGCCCTTCGACGTGCATACCGTGCGCGAGCTGGTCGATACGCTGCTGGCAGACAGGCCGCCCAGGTCGTAA
- a CDS encoding cupin domain-containing protein — protein MAKRMERKSLNTPDEIRRFEKGKLELAKLESGAVGRATFEPGWKWSTCVKPIAKTDSCQTAHFGYIVSGRMKVVMNDGTAEEYGPGDAMNIPPGHDAWIVGNEACVVIDVTGAEHYAERK, from the coding sequence ATGGCCAAGAGGATGGAGAGGAAGAGCCTGAACACGCCGGACGAGATCCGGAGGTTCGAGAAGGGGAAGCTCGAGCTGGCGAAGCTCGAGTCGGGCGCTGTCGGTCGCGCGACCTTCGAGCCCGGGTGGAAGTGGTCCACCTGTGTCAAGCCCATCGCCAAGACCGATAGCTGCCAGACAGCGCACTTCGGCTACATCGTGTCGGGGCGGATGAAGGTCGTCATGAACGACGGCACCGCGGAGGAGTACGGTCCCGGCGACGCCATGAACATCCCCCCTGGCCACGATGCCTGGATCGTCGGCAACGAGGCGTGCGTGGTGATTGACGTCACGGGCGCCGAGCACTACGCAGAGCGGAAGTAG
- a CDS encoding adenylyl-sulfate kinase, which yields MTKDSRTPAPAAPGSVLWLTGPPASGKSTLARHLVAALRERGRVCLWLDSDDLRAVLTPAPTFDEAERDRFYAALAHLARLGAEGGALVVLSATAPRRRYRDALRATVSRFVEVELRCDRTLLEARDPKGLYAAARRGEVTRLPGVGVAYEPPLAPELVLDTGSLDAATAVERLLAVLERESRPATE from the coding sequence ATGACGAAGGACAGCCGGACGCCTGCGCCGGCCGCACCCGGTTCGGTCCTCTGGCTGACCGGCCCGCCGGCGAGCGGCAAGTCCACGCTGGCGCGTCACCTCGTGGCGGCGCTGCGCGAACGTGGGCGCGTCTGTCTGTGGCTCGACAGCGACGACCTGCGCGCGGTGTTGACTCCGGCGCCCACCTTCGACGAGGCCGAACGCGATCGCTTCTACGCCGCGCTCGCGCACCTCGCGCGCCTCGGGGCCGAAGGGGGCGCCCTCGTGGTGCTGAGCGCCACCGCGCCCCGGCGCCGCTACCGGGACGCGCTGCGCGCCACGGTCTCGCGCTTCGTCGAGGTGGAGCTCCGCTGCGACCGCACGCTCCTCGAGGCGCGCGACCCGAAGGGCCTCTACGCGGCGGCCCGTCGCGGGGAGGTCACGCGCCTGCCGGGCGTGGGAGTGGCCTACGAGCCGCCGCTCGCGCCGGAGCTGGTGCTGGACACCGGCTCGCTCGACGCCGCTACGGCGGTGGAGCGCCTGCTCGCCGTCCTGGAGAGGGAGAGCCGCCCCGCGACGGAGTGA
- a CDS encoding 4Fe-4S dicluster domain-containing protein — MTRRRDDIALRETEASFSRRDLLKLLASGSALLLVHCGPVPPPPGEKRGASYDWTKHYWVYVVDISKCIGCCACMRACRAENDVPEGYHRTWIERYRIRKDGEVLIDVAQTGEHVFAEVKDEVERAYFVPKICNHCTASPCTQVCPVGASYQTKDGVVLVDDKACVGCGYCVQACPYGTRYLHPTTRVADKCTLCYHRITRGEKPACVAMCPTGARMFGDLKNPDDPITRLLKDTRTRFIKAELGTKPKCHYIGLDEEVI; from the coding sequence GTGACCCGACGACGCGACGACATCGCGCTGCGCGAGACGGAGGCGTCCTTCTCACGGCGCGACCTGCTGAAGCTCCTCGCGAGCGGCTCGGCGCTCCTCCTCGTGCACTGCGGCCCCGTGCCTCCCCCTCCCGGGGAGAAGCGGGGGGCGAGCTACGACTGGACCAAGCACTACTGGGTCTACGTGGTGGACATCAGCAAGTGCATCGGCTGCTGCGCCTGCATGCGGGCCTGCCGGGCCGAGAACGACGTGCCGGAGGGCTACCACCGCACCTGGATCGAGCGCTACCGCATCCGGAAGGACGGCGAGGTGCTGATCGACGTGGCGCAGACGGGCGAGCACGTCTTCGCCGAGGTGAAGGACGAGGTGGAGCGGGCCTACTTCGTGCCCAAGATCTGCAACCACTGCACCGCGTCGCCCTGCACCCAGGTCTGCCCGGTGGGGGCCTCGTACCAGACGAAGGACGGCGTGGTGCTGGTGGACGACAAGGCCTGCGTCGGCTGCGGCTACTGCGTCCAGGCCTGCCCCTACGGCACGCGGTACCTCCACCCGACCACGCGCGTCGCGGACAAGTGCACGCTCTGCTACCACCGCATCACCCGCGGCGAGAAGCCGGCCTGCGTGGCGATGTGCCCGACGGGGGCGCGCATGTTCGGTGACCTGAAGAACCCGGACGATCCGATCACCCGCCTGCTCAAGGACACGCGGACGCGCTTCATCAAGGCGGAGCTCGGCACCAAGCCGAAGTGTCACTACATCGGGCTCGACGAGGAGGTCATCTAG
- a CDS encoding molybdopterin-dependent oxidoreductase, whose translation MTRRFSRRDFLRDGSLLAAAVSGAVHFNPLDALAAPSDKDLTWDRAPCRFCGTGCSVLVGVRDGKIAAVRGDPDSSVNRGDLCAKGYALPFARDGRDRLTRPLVRLRNGKPDRSGVLVPVTWEVAMDLVVSRAKRALAEHGPSSVALFGSGQWTVWEGYVASKLWKAGLRSNSLEVNARHCMASAVAGFMTTFGMDEPAGSYDDLDHANVFILWGANMAECHPVLYGRMAKRLREDKNVRLVNLTTYSNLSSRLADREIVFKPQSDLALANGIAALLLAKGKIDKAFIKDHLVFKRGKEQIGYGLADKAAFDDQPTPATFDEYRQYVARYTPEEVERLSGVSPKDLAYLAQLYGDPKTKVMSLWTMGMNQHTRGTWINNLVYNLHLLTGKYAQLGNQAFSLTGQPSACGTCREVGTFTHRLPADMVVMNPEHRAMTEKLWKVAPGTIPPKPSFHAIEMMRALDRGEVRFFWSSTTNPFQTYPNLGRYRKGAAKDDRFIVVSDIYPTRTTELADVVLPSAMWVEKEGAFGNTERRTQLWRRMLDAPGEAKSDLWQFLTFAKKMGHAGLFSYGATDYPLPTDRKVSDASQLMGLHIERALWEEYRQFGVGHGHDLAPFEAYGKVPGLRWPVVKGKETRLRYREGHDPYVTAGKGVDFYGNKATKGRAVVWLRPYEPPPELPDQNYPFWLCTGRVLEHWHSGTMTRRVRSLHRAVPHATVSLHPEDAKRLGLKNGDRVRIASRRGGILAHVELPSRTAPPKGMLFVPFFDEDVMINLVTLDAHCPISKQADFKKCAVRIEKAV comes from the coding sequence ATGACCCGCCGCTTCTCCCGACGAGACTTCCTGCGCGATGGCTCCTTGCTCGCCGCTGCCGTGAGCGGCGCGGTGCACTTCAATCCGCTCGACGCGCTGGCGGCCCCCTCGGACAAGGACCTGACCTGGGATCGCGCCCCCTGCCGCTTCTGCGGCACCGGCTGCTCGGTGCTCGTCGGCGTGCGCGACGGAAAGATCGCGGCCGTGCGCGGCGACCCGGACTCCTCGGTGAACCGGGGGGATCTCTGCGCGAAGGGCTACGCCCTTCCCTTCGCGCGCGACGGGCGGGATCGGCTCACGCGCCCCCTCGTGCGTCTGCGCAACGGCAAGCCCGATCGAAGCGGCGTGCTGGTCCCCGTCACCTGGGAGGTGGCGATGGACCTCGTGGTGAGCCGGGCCAAGCGCGCGCTCGCGGAACATGGACCCTCCTCGGTAGCGCTCTTCGGTTCGGGGCAATGGACGGTCTGGGAGGGCTACGTGGCCTCCAAGCTCTGGAAGGCGGGCCTGCGCTCAAACTCGCTCGAGGTGAACGCGCGTCACTGCATGGCCAGCGCCGTGGCGGGGTTCATGACCACCTTCGGCATGGACGAGCCGGCCGGTTCCTACGATGATCTGGACCACGCGAACGTGTTCATCCTCTGGGGGGCGAACATGGCCGAGTGCCATCCGGTCCTCTACGGCCGGATGGCGAAGCGCCTCCGCGAGGACAAGAACGTGCGCCTCGTGAACCTCACCACCTATTCGAACCTCTCCTCGCGCCTGGCCGACAGAGAGATCGTCTTCAAGCCGCAATCGGACCTGGCCCTCGCGAACGGCATCGCGGCCCTGCTCCTCGCGAAGGGCAAGATCGACAAGGCCTTCATCAAGGACCATCTGGTCTTCAAGCGGGGCAAGGAGCAGATCGGCTACGGCCTGGCCGACAAGGCCGCCTTCGACGACCAGCCGACGCCGGCCACCTTCGACGAGTACCGGCAGTACGTGGCGCGCTACACGCCCGAGGAGGTGGAGCGCCTCTCGGGCGTCTCCCCGAAGGACCTGGCCTACCTGGCGCAGCTCTACGGCGACCCGAAGACCAAGGTCATGTCCCTCTGGACCATGGGGATGAACCAGCACACGCGCGGGACGTGGATCAACAACCTCGTCTACAACCTGCACCTGCTGACCGGGAAGTACGCCCAGCTCGGCAACCAGGCCTTCTCGCTGACCGGCCAGCCGAGCGCGTGCGGAACCTGCCGCGAGGTGGGGACCTTCACGCACCGCCTTCCCGCCGACATGGTGGTGATGAACCCGGAGCACCGGGCGATGACCGAGAAGCTCTGGAAGGTGGCGCCGGGAACCATCCCGCCCAAGCCCTCGTTCCACGCGATCGAGATGATGCGCGCGCTCGACCGCGGCGAGGTGCGCTTCTTCTGGAGCAGCACCACCAATCCCTTCCAGACCTACCCGAACCTCGGACGCTATCGCAAGGGCGCGGCGAAGGACGACCGCTTCATCGTGGTCTCGGATATCTACCCGACGCGCACTACGGAGCTCGCTGACGTGGTGCTCCCGAGCGCGATGTGGGTCGAAAAAGAAGGTGCGTTCGGAAACACGGAGCGACGGACGCAGCTCTGGCGGAGGATGCTCGACGCGCCGGGGGAGGCCAAGTCCGACCTCTGGCAGTTCCTGACCTTCGCCAAGAAGATGGGCCACGCGGGGCTCTTCAGCTACGGCGCGACGGACTACCCCCTGCCCACCGATCGCAAGGTCTCGGACGCGAGCCAGTTGATGGGGCTGCACATCGAGCGCGCGCTCTGGGAGGAGTACCGGCAATTCGGAGTCGGCCACGGGCACGACCTCGCCCCGTTCGAGGCCTACGGCAAGGTCCCGGGCCTGCGCTGGCCGGTGGTGAAGGGCAAGGAGACGCGGCTCCGCTATCGCGAGGGGCACGACCCCTACGTGACCGCGGGCAAGGGGGTCGACTTCTACGGCAACAAGGCCACGAAGGGGCGCGCCGTGGTCTGGCTGCGGCCGTACGAGCCGCCCCCCGAGCTCCCCGACCAGAACTATCCCTTCTGGCTCTGCACCGGGCGGGTCCTCGAACACTGGCATTCGGGCACCATGACGCGGCGGGTGCGGAGCCTGCATCGGGCCGTGCCGCACGCGACCGTAAGCCTGCACCCCGAGGACGCGAAGCGACTGGGGCTCAAGAACGGGGACCGCGTGCGCATCGCCTCCCGCAGAGGCGGCATCCTGGCCCACGTGGAGCTGCCGAGCCGGACCGCGCCCCCCAAGGGCATGCTCTTCGTCCCCTTCTTCGACGAGGACGTGATGATCAACCTCGTGACCCTGGACGCGCACTGCCCGATCTCGAAGCAAGCGGACTTCAAAAAATGTGCGGTGCGGATCGAGAAAGCAGTCTGA